One genomic segment of Hugenholtzia roseola DSM 9546 includes these proteins:
- a CDS encoding formylglycine-generating enzyme family protein: MNHLDRYTETIKGVSFDLIFIKGGTLMLGKLGQQVTIPDFWIGETLVTQELWEAVLGENPSRFKSRRRPVDSVSWYKIQREFLPALNKLAKQNNSPFQYQLPSEPCWEYAASAGESFEYAGSDDLHQVGWYSRNSHFQTKPVKLKKPNAWGLYDMSGNLFEWTNTRYHQNSCEDYIEAIATVKENDKIVLRGGSWSFDSDYCCSANRNGYIPSNGSFSDGFRFSSIRNALFS, from the coding sequence ATGAACCATTTAGACCGATATACTGAAACGATTAAGGGTGTTTCCTTTGACCTGATTTTTATCAAAGGTGGGACACTGATGTTGGGTAAATTGGGGCAGCAAGTTACGATTCCCGATTTTTGGATAGGTGAAACGCTTGTTACGCAAGAACTTTGGGAAGCCGTTTTGGGAGAGAATCCTTCACGTTTTAAAAGCCGAAGAAGACCTGTGGATTCAGTTTCTTGGTATAAGATACAAAGAGAGTTTTTGCCTGCTTTGAATAAGTTAGCCAAACAAAATAATTCGCCTTTTCAGTATCAGCTGCCTTCCGAACCTTGCTGGGAGTATGCGGCAAGTGCAGGAGAAAGTTTCGAGTATGCAGGCTCTGACGATTTGCATCAGGTGGGTTGGTATAGTCGAAATTCGCATTTTCAAACTAAGCCCGTCAAACTCAAAAAGCCCAATGCTTGGGGCTTGTATGATATGAGTGGCAATCTTTTTGAATGGACAAATACACGCTATCATCAAAACTCTTGTGAGGATTATATTGAGGCTATAGCTACTGTAAAAGAAAATGATAAGATTGTTTTGCGTGGTGGTTCGTGGAGCTTTGATTCTGATTACTGTTGTTCTGCCAACCGTAACGGGTATATTCCTTCAAATGGGAGTTTCAGCGACGGGTTTCGTTTTTCCTCAATCCGTAATGCTCTGTTCTCTTAA